The Papio anubis isolate 15944 chromosome 5, Panubis1.0, whole genome shotgun sequence genome has a segment encoding these proteins:
- the LOC116274896 gene encoding cytochrome c oxidase subunit 7C, mitochondrial-like produces the protein MLGHSIRRFTTSVVRRSHYEEGPGKNLPFSVENKWALLVKMCLYFGSAFAAPFLIVRHQLLKS, from the coding sequence ATGTTGGGCCACAGCATCCGGAGGTTCACAACCTCTGTGGTCCGTAGGAGCCACTATGAGGAGGGCCCTGGGAAGAATTTGCCATTTTCAGTGGAAAACAAGTGGGCGTTACTAGTTAAGATGTGTTTGTACTTTGGATCTGCATTTGCTGCACCCTTCCTTATAGTAAGACACCAACTGCTTAAATCATAA